The Linepithema humile isolate Giens D197 chromosome 2, Lhum_UNIL_v1.0, whole genome shotgun sequence genome has a segment encoding these proteins:
- the Frmd5 gene encoding FERM domain-containing protein 5 isoform X3: protein MTGERRGALNPVYKPQDKGRYILEYVCKQLNILEMDYFGLRYVDKERERHWLDLAKTAIKQVKDMHEILLCFRVKFYPPDPLRLKEEITRYQVYQQLKRDLLYGRLCCTPGEASLLVACIVQSELGDYDLEIHEGNYISEHKLLKTQTPTIEEKALEIHQTQLKGFTPEQAENYFLKLASQLDTYAVDPHPVKDPDKGTQLHLGINHCGILTFQDSRKIQHFRWSEVQKINFEGKMFIVHVTINEDVRTKKKHLVGFKCPTTTNCRHVWRCAIEQMLFFTLPRASDAPVVSGGSIFSWGYKFKYTGRTEREVLEEAGPLRKEEPPIQRCQTTCLRRKASSVPATPSTPSQDLVEIRYSSLPRSCHSAGLDGAGMLEGGAGVPLSSPYCPDNTLPLLETVSEDQEIHARRNNAVDENDTHASATHTSTTTITTTTTTTTTSNTITTNRAKAKLKFPKSTLNRPQPLYSQRIVIGSEELAGRDIEHVVRQRINALINGERSPKVVRSTALIIKSSKAPASANGRPGTVKSRAYDEHGGKTRVEVSEHDGVIGRGSTTTKTANGCAGRAMRSGLENGFDRSKRQEVSVGQHEGEANDYYFRDSFDHSSSESQLLDASGKPHSRSVTPVPKMQKLQNSKLCLQQQQHRQGRRAASGKLRHRRHVLFITTIILTITMFIVTVLVFEMDTFNSLRKMPGMVALSQYYVPIKEFLRTKLGLF, encoded by the exons CCACAAGATAAAGGGCGGTACATTCTCGAATATGTGTGCAAGCAGCTCAACATCTTGGAAATGGATTACTTCGGGCTTCGCTACGTCGATAAAGAAAGGGAAAGG CATTGGCTGGACTTAGCGAAAACGGCGATCAAGCAGGTAAAAG ATATGCACGAGATTTTGCTTTGCTTTCGCGTGAAATTCTACCCGCCCGATCCTCTGCGACTGAAGGAGGAGATCACGAGGTATCAAGTTTACCAGCAGCTCAAGAGGGACCTTCTTTACGGACGTTTGTGTTGCACCCCCGGCGAGGCGTCGCTGCTGGTGGCCTGCATCGTGCAAA GTGAACTGGGGGATTACGATCTCGAGATTCACGAAGGGAATTATATCTCCGAGCACAAATTGCTGAAGACGCAGACTCCGACGATCGAGGAGAAGGCGTTGGAGATACACCAGACGCAATTGAAAGGGTTCACACCGGAACAGGCGGAAAACTACTTCCTCAAATTAGCCTCGCAATTGGACACGTACGCAGTCGATCCGCATCCGGTCAAG GATCCTGACAAGGGTACGCAGCTGCATTTGGGTATTAACCACTGCGGGATCCTGACGTTTCAAGACTCACGGAAGATACAACATTTCCGCTGGTCGGAAGTTCAAAAGATCAACTTTGAGGGCAAGATGTTTATCGTGCATGTGACGATAAACGAG GACGTAAGGACGAAG aaaaaacacCTCGTCGGATTCAAATGTCCCACGACAACAAACTGTCGTCACGTATGGAGGTGCGCCATCGAGCAGATGCTGTTTTTTAC CCTACCGAGAGCGTCGGACGCGCCGGTGGTGAGTGGCGGCTCTATCTTCTCCTGGGGATACAAGTTCAAGTATACCGGAAGGACGGAGAGAGAGGTTCTGGAGGAAGCAGGACCACTCCGGAAAGAGGAGCCGCCTATACAACGCTGTCAGACGACGTGTTTGAGAAGGAAGGCCAGTAGCGTACCGGCCACCCCCAGCACGCCCAGCCAGGACCTCGTTGAAATAC GATACTCCAGCCTACCGCGTAGCTGTCATAGCGCGGGTTTGGACGGCGCCGGGATGCTGGAAGGCGGCGCGGGGGTTCCCCTCAGCTCGCCCTACTGTCCAGACAATACCTTGCCCCTTCTGGAGACTGTATCCGAGGACCAAGAGATTCACGCCAGGAGAAACAACG CCGTAGACGAAAATGATACGCATGCGAGTGCCACCCACACGTCTACTACTACCATCACCACCACCactaccaccaccaccacctcCAACACCATCACCACAAACCGCGCGAAAGCCAAACTGAAATTTCCCAAGAGCACGCTGAACCGACCGCAACCGTTGTACAGTCAGAGAATAGTGATAGGCTCGGAGGAGCTGGCGGGTCGCGACATCGAACACGTCGTGCGGCAGCGCATTAACGCCCTAATTAACGGGGAGCGAAGCCCGAAGGTGGTGCGGTCGACCGCGCTGATAATCAAGAGCTCGAAGGCGCCGGCAAGCGCGAACGGACGCCCCGGAACGGTCAAAAGCCGCGCATACGACGAGCACGGCGGTAAAACGCGCGTAGAGGTAAGCGAGCACGACGGCGTGATAGGCCGCGgctcgacgacgacgaagaccGCCAACGGTTGTGCTGGTCGGGCCATGAGATCGGGACTCGAGAATGGATTCGATCGCTCGAAACGGCAGGAGGTATCAG TCGGTCAGCACGAGGGCGAGGCGAACGACTACTACTTCAGGGACTCCTTCGATCACTCCTCGTCGGAGAGCCAGCTGCTGGACGCGTCCGGCAAGCCGCACAGCCGTTCGGTCACGCCGGTGCCGAAGATGCAGAAGCTGCAGAATTCGAAGCTCTGCttgcagcagcaacagcatcGCCAAGGCCGGCGTGCGGCGAGCGGCAAGCTCAGGCATCGGAGGCACGTGCTCTTCATCACGACCATCATACTCACGATCACGATGTTCATCGTGACGGTACTGGTGTTCGAAATGGACACGTTCAACAGCCTGCGTAAGATGCCGGGAATGGTGGCCTTAAGCCAATATTACGTTCCGATAAAGGAGTTCCTGCGGACCAAGCTCGGCCTATTCTGA
- the Frmd5 gene encoding FERM domain-containing protein 5 isoform X1, translating to MLKFGSKSDVTVVHRATIRLFDDNEIIYCDFQPQDKGRYILEYVCKQLNILEMDYFGLRYVDKERERHWLDLAKTAIKQVKDMHEILLCFRVKFYPPDPLRLKEEITRYQVYQQLKRDLLYGRLCCTPGEASLLVACIVQSELGDYDLEIHEGNYISEHKLLKTQTPTIEEKALEIHQTQLKGFTPEQAENYFLKLASQLDTYAVDPHPVKDPDKGTQLHLGINHCGILTFQDSRKIQHFRWSEVQKINFEGKMFIVHVTINEDVRTKKKHLVGFKCPTTTNCRHVWRCAIEQMLFFTLPRASDAPVVSGGSIFSWGYKFKYTGRTEREVLEEAGPLRKEEPPIQRCQTTCLRRKASSVPATPSTPSQDLVEIRYSSLPRSCHSAGLDGAGMLEGGAGVPLSSPYCPDNTLPLLETVSEDQEIHARRNNAVDENDTHASATHTSTTTITTTTTTTTTSNTITTNRAKAKLKFPKSTLNRPQPLYSQRIVIGSEELAGRDIEHVVRQRINALINGERSPKVVRSTALIIKSSKAPASANGRPGTVKSRAYDEHGGKTRVEVSEHDGVIGRGSTTTKTANGCAGRAMRSGLENGFDRSKRQEVSVGQHEGEANDYYFRDSFDHSSSESQLLDASGKPHSRSVTPVPKMQKLQNSKLCLQQQQHRQGRRAASGKLRHRRHVLFITTIILTITMFIVTVLVFEMDTFNSLRKMPGMVALSQYYVPIKEFLRTKLGLF from the exons CCACAAGATAAAGGGCGGTACATTCTCGAATATGTGTGCAAGCAGCTCAACATCTTGGAAATGGATTACTTCGGGCTTCGCTACGTCGATAAAGAAAGGGAAAGG CATTGGCTGGACTTAGCGAAAACGGCGATCAAGCAGGTAAAAG ATATGCACGAGATTTTGCTTTGCTTTCGCGTGAAATTCTACCCGCCCGATCCTCTGCGACTGAAGGAGGAGATCACGAGGTATCAAGTTTACCAGCAGCTCAAGAGGGACCTTCTTTACGGACGTTTGTGTTGCACCCCCGGCGAGGCGTCGCTGCTGGTGGCCTGCATCGTGCAAA GTGAACTGGGGGATTACGATCTCGAGATTCACGAAGGGAATTATATCTCCGAGCACAAATTGCTGAAGACGCAGACTCCGACGATCGAGGAGAAGGCGTTGGAGATACACCAGACGCAATTGAAAGGGTTCACACCGGAACAGGCGGAAAACTACTTCCTCAAATTAGCCTCGCAATTGGACACGTACGCAGTCGATCCGCATCCGGTCAAG GATCCTGACAAGGGTACGCAGCTGCATTTGGGTATTAACCACTGCGGGATCCTGACGTTTCAAGACTCACGGAAGATACAACATTTCCGCTGGTCGGAAGTTCAAAAGATCAACTTTGAGGGCAAGATGTTTATCGTGCATGTGACGATAAACGAG GACGTAAGGACGAAG aaaaaacacCTCGTCGGATTCAAATGTCCCACGACAACAAACTGTCGTCACGTATGGAGGTGCGCCATCGAGCAGATGCTGTTTTTTAC CCTACCGAGAGCGTCGGACGCGCCGGTGGTGAGTGGCGGCTCTATCTTCTCCTGGGGATACAAGTTCAAGTATACCGGAAGGACGGAGAGAGAGGTTCTGGAGGAAGCAGGACCACTCCGGAAAGAGGAGCCGCCTATACAACGCTGTCAGACGACGTGTTTGAGAAGGAAGGCCAGTAGCGTACCGGCCACCCCCAGCACGCCCAGCCAGGACCTCGTTGAAATAC GATACTCCAGCCTACCGCGTAGCTGTCATAGCGCGGGTTTGGACGGCGCCGGGATGCTGGAAGGCGGCGCGGGGGTTCCCCTCAGCTCGCCCTACTGTCCAGACAATACCTTGCCCCTTCTGGAGACTGTATCCGAGGACCAAGAGATTCACGCCAGGAGAAACAACG CCGTAGACGAAAATGATACGCATGCGAGTGCCACCCACACGTCTACTACTACCATCACCACCACCactaccaccaccaccacctcCAACACCATCACCACAAACCGCGCGAAAGCCAAACTGAAATTTCCCAAGAGCACGCTGAACCGACCGCAACCGTTGTACAGTCAGAGAATAGTGATAGGCTCGGAGGAGCTGGCGGGTCGCGACATCGAACACGTCGTGCGGCAGCGCATTAACGCCCTAATTAACGGGGAGCGAAGCCCGAAGGTGGTGCGGTCGACCGCGCTGATAATCAAGAGCTCGAAGGCGCCGGCAAGCGCGAACGGACGCCCCGGAACGGTCAAAAGCCGCGCATACGACGAGCACGGCGGTAAAACGCGCGTAGAGGTAAGCGAGCACGACGGCGTGATAGGCCGCGgctcgacgacgacgaagaccGCCAACGGTTGTGCTGGTCGGGCCATGAGATCGGGACTCGAGAATGGATTCGATCGCTCGAAACGGCAGGAGGTATCAG TCGGTCAGCACGAGGGCGAGGCGAACGACTACTACTTCAGGGACTCCTTCGATCACTCCTCGTCGGAGAGCCAGCTGCTGGACGCGTCCGGCAAGCCGCACAGCCGTTCGGTCACGCCGGTGCCGAAGATGCAGAAGCTGCAGAATTCGAAGCTCTGCttgcagcagcaacagcatcGCCAAGGCCGGCGTGCGGCGAGCGGCAAGCTCAGGCATCGGAGGCACGTGCTCTTCATCACGACCATCATACTCACGATCACGATGTTCATCGTGACGGTACTGGTGTTCGAAATGGACACGTTCAACAGCCTGCGTAAGATGCCGGGAATGGTGGCCTTAAGCCAATATTACGTTCCGATAAAGGAGTTCCTGCGGACCAAGCTCGGCCTATTCTGA
- the Frmd5 gene encoding FERM domain-containing protein 5 isoform X2: MLKFGSKSDVTVVHRATIRLFDDNEIIYCDFQPQDKGRYILEYVCKQLNILEMDYFGLRYVDKERERHWLDLAKTAIKQVKDMHEILLCFRVKFYPPDPLRLKEEITRYQVYQQLKRDLLYGRLCCTPGEASLLVACIVQSELGDYDLEIHEGNYISEHKLLKTQTPTIEEKALEIHQTQLKGFTPEQAENYFLKLASQLDTYAVDPHPVKDPDKGTQLHLGINHCGILTFQDSRKIQHFRWSEVQKINFEGKMFIVHVTINEKKHLVGFKCPTTTNCRHVWRCAIEQMLFFTLPRASDAPVVSGGSIFSWGYKFKYTGRTEREVLEEAGPLRKEEPPIQRCQTTCLRRKASSVPATPSTPSQDLVEIRYSSLPRSCHSAGLDGAGMLEGGAGVPLSSPYCPDNTLPLLETVSEDQEIHARRNNAVDENDTHASATHTSTTTITTTTTTTTTSNTITTNRAKAKLKFPKSTLNRPQPLYSQRIVIGSEELAGRDIEHVVRQRINALINGERSPKVVRSTALIIKSSKAPASANGRPGTVKSRAYDEHGGKTRVEVSEHDGVIGRGSTTTKTANGCAGRAMRSGLENGFDRSKRQEVSVGQHEGEANDYYFRDSFDHSSSESQLLDASGKPHSRSVTPVPKMQKLQNSKLCLQQQQHRQGRRAASGKLRHRRHVLFITTIILTITMFIVTVLVFEMDTFNSLRKMPGMVALSQYYVPIKEFLRTKLGLF, translated from the exons CCACAAGATAAAGGGCGGTACATTCTCGAATATGTGTGCAAGCAGCTCAACATCTTGGAAATGGATTACTTCGGGCTTCGCTACGTCGATAAAGAAAGGGAAAGG CATTGGCTGGACTTAGCGAAAACGGCGATCAAGCAGGTAAAAG ATATGCACGAGATTTTGCTTTGCTTTCGCGTGAAATTCTACCCGCCCGATCCTCTGCGACTGAAGGAGGAGATCACGAGGTATCAAGTTTACCAGCAGCTCAAGAGGGACCTTCTTTACGGACGTTTGTGTTGCACCCCCGGCGAGGCGTCGCTGCTGGTGGCCTGCATCGTGCAAA GTGAACTGGGGGATTACGATCTCGAGATTCACGAAGGGAATTATATCTCCGAGCACAAATTGCTGAAGACGCAGACTCCGACGATCGAGGAGAAGGCGTTGGAGATACACCAGACGCAATTGAAAGGGTTCACACCGGAACAGGCGGAAAACTACTTCCTCAAATTAGCCTCGCAATTGGACACGTACGCAGTCGATCCGCATCCGGTCAAG GATCCTGACAAGGGTACGCAGCTGCATTTGGGTATTAACCACTGCGGGATCCTGACGTTTCAAGACTCACGGAAGATACAACATTTCCGCTGGTCGGAAGTTCAAAAGATCAACTTTGAGGGCAAGATGTTTATCGTGCATGTGACGATAAACGAG aaaaaacacCTCGTCGGATTCAAATGTCCCACGACAACAAACTGTCGTCACGTATGGAGGTGCGCCATCGAGCAGATGCTGTTTTTTAC CCTACCGAGAGCGTCGGACGCGCCGGTGGTGAGTGGCGGCTCTATCTTCTCCTGGGGATACAAGTTCAAGTATACCGGAAGGACGGAGAGAGAGGTTCTGGAGGAAGCAGGACCACTCCGGAAAGAGGAGCCGCCTATACAACGCTGTCAGACGACGTGTTTGAGAAGGAAGGCCAGTAGCGTACCGGCCACCCCCAGCACGCCCAGCCAGGACCTCGTTGAAATAC GATACTCCAGCCTACCGCGTAGCTGTCATAGCGCGGGTTTGGACGGCGCCGGGATGCTGGAAGGCGGCGCGGGGGTTCCCCTCAGCTCGCCCTACTGTCCAGACAATACCTTGCCCCTTCTGGAGACTGTATCCGAGGACCAAGAGATTCACGCCAGGAGAAACAACG CCGTAGACGAAAATGATACGCATGCGAGTGCCACCCACACGTCTACTACTACCATCACCACCACCactaccaccaccaccacctcCAACACCATCACCACAAACCGCGCGAAAGCCAAACTGAAATTTCCCAAGAGCACGCTGAACCGACCGCAACCGTTGTACAGTCAGAGAATAGTGATAGGCTCGGAGGAGCTGGCGGGTCGCGACATCGAACACGTCGTGCGGCAGCGCATTAACGCCCTAATTAACGGGGAGCGAAGCCCGAAGGTGGTGCGGTCGACCGCGCTGATAATCAAGAGCTCGAAGGCGCCGGCAAGCGCGAACGGACGCCCCGGAACGGTCAAAAGCCGCGCATACGACGAGCACGGCGGTAAAACGCGCGTAGAGGTAAGCGAGCACGACGGCGTGATAGGCCGCGgctcgacgacgacgaagaccGCCAACGGTTGTGCTGGTCGGGCCATGAGATCGGGACTCGAGAATGGATTCGATCGCTCGAAACGGCAGGAGGTATCAG TCGGTCAGCACGAGGGCGAGGCGAACGACTACTACTTCAGGGACTCCTTCGATCACTCCTCGTCGGAGAGCCAGCTGCTGGACGCGTCCGGCAAGCCGCACAGCCGTTCGGTCACGCCGGTGCCGAAGATGCAGAAGCTGCAGAATTCGAAGCTCTGCttgcagcagcaacagcatcGCCAAGGCCGGCGTGCGGCGAGCGGCAAGCTCAGGCATCGGAGGCACGTGCTCTTCATCACGACCATCATACTCACGATCACGATGTTCATCGTGACGGTACTGGTGTTCGAAATGGACACGTTCAACAGCCTGCGTAAGATGCCGGGAATGGTGGCCTTAAGCCAATATTACGTTCCGATAAAGGAGTTCCTGCGGACCAAGCTCGGCCTATTCTGA
- the LOC105679055 gene encoding uncharacterized protein, whose protein sequence is MSRRINVCVIVMLVLLELTTSAMVLPRPPSSPNHIRQDQDLSARKALEGKSLHGVPRDTNVERPDIEDYRFLEIELQGADEMDAANLQGLVRVMLKQQQQQQQIEQTPNDNYPNPEVIPHSILGVRDMGLSPNYRLDTFDDDKRVLLNPPKLQSLDEKLYYLKSGRPKVYVNVRGHSGSFRKETASPTATPSEGAVGYLKVTRPFERQTDWKARDKKARPPKKFDRRVDGIVLRNGEVGKTISYAPDDLSTTENSMVTSSELPKQIPAPPSKVRGRALMAQTTPVQRYALRRTDILPGYGFVEE, encoded by the exons ATGTCGCGCAGAATCAACGTCTGCGTCATCGTGATGCTCGTTCTGCTCGAGCTGACCACATCAGCCATGGTCCTGCCAAGGCCACCCTCGTCGCCTAATCACATTCGTCAAGATCAGGACTTGTCCGCGCGCAAGGCACTCGAGGGCAAATCCTTGCACGGCGTCCCACGAGACACCAACGTGGAGAGGCCCGATATCGAGGATTACAG ATTTCTCGAGATCGAACTGCAGGGCGCCGACGAGATGGATGCCGCAAATCTGCAAGGTCTGGTGCGCGTGATGCTgaagcagcagcaacagcagcagcagatCGAGCAGACGCCGAACGACAATTATCCGAATCCCGAGGTGATCCCGCACTCGATCCTCGGTGTGCGAGACATGGGCCTGAGTCCGAATTATCGTCTCGACACCTTCGACGACGATAAGCGCGTCCTGCTGAATCCGCCGAAGCTGCAAAGCCTCGACGAGAAGCTGTACTATCTGAAGAGCGGCCGACCGAAGGTCTACGTGAACGTGCGCGGACACAGCGGCTCCTTCCGCAAGGAGACCGCCTCACCTACGGCGACCCCGAGCGAGGGTGCGGTCGGATATCTCAAGGTTACGCGACCCTTCGAGAGGCAGACCGACTGGAAGGCGCGGGACAAGAAAGCCCGACCGCCCAAAAAGTTCGATCGCCGCGTCGACGGGATCGTTCTGCGGAACGGGGAAGTCGGCAAGACGATCTCTTACGCGCCGGACGATCTGTCCACCACGGAGAATTCCATGGTCACGTCTAGCGAATTGCCGAAGCAAATACCCGCGCCGCCGAGTAAGGTCCGAGGACGAGCCCTGATGGCGCAGACCACGCCTGTGCAGAGGTACGCGCTGAGGAGGACCGACATCCTGCCGGGATACGGCTTCGTCGAGGAGTAA